In Pseudofrankia saprophytica, one genomic interval encodes:
- the serS gene encoding serine--tRNA ligase, translating into MLDKRFIRENPDAVKQAVAVKGIDLDVDELLQLDQDNRKLQFEVDTAQASRKSRSKEFAKADAARKAELRAEQADFDRKLTELREQLSATGARLNELMLATPTIPWEGAPVGPDESANTVVRTWGTRPEFDFAPLDHVDLAEKRGWAEFARARRVAGERAYVLCGDAVLLERALHSYALDLLHGQGFRLMSVPSLVKEAPLVGTGMLPKGRAEIYEIPADDAFLAGTAEVSLVGLHAGEILDAARLPIRYAGISPCFRREIGSASRDVRGLLRVHQFEKVEQFVICANDQDESDRWHAELLGTAESILQALGLAYEVVECATGDMGVGKYRMNDINTWFPSLGMFRETHSCSSLKDWQARRANVRYRTTDGEIHFAYTLNNTAVATPRLLAAVLENFQTADGALRVPEVLRPYLGGRDTL; encoded by the coding sequence ATGCTCGACAAGCGCTTCATCCGGGAGAACCCCGACGCCGTGAAGCAGGCGGTGGCCGTCAAGGGAATCGACCTCGACGTGGACGAGCTGCTCCAGCTCGACCAGGACAACCGCAAGCTGCAGTTCGAGGTCGACACGGCGCAGGCCAGCCGCAAGTCCCGGTCCAAGGAGTTCGCCAAGGCCGACGCGGCCCGCAAGGCCGAGCTGCGGGCCGAGCAGGCCGACTTCGACAGGAAGCTGACCGAGCTGCGCGAGCAGCTGTCCGCGACCGGCGCCCGGCTGAACGAGCTGATGCTGGCGACGCCGACCATCCCGTGGGAGGGCGCACCGGTCGGCCCGGACGAGTCCGCGAACACGGTCGTGCGCACCTGGGGCACCCGGCCCGAGTTCGACTTCGCTCCGCTCGACCACGTCGACCTCGCGGAGAAGCGCGGCTGGGCCGAGTTCGCTCGGGCGCGACGGGTCGCCGGTGAGCGCGCCTACGTGCTGTGTGGCGACGCGGTGCTGTTGGAGCGGGCGCTGCACTCGTACGCCCTCGACCTGCTGCACGGCCAAGGCTTCCGGTTGATGTCGGTGCCCTCGCTGGTCAAGGAGGCCCCACTGGTCGGCACCGGCATGCTGCCGAAGGGCCGCGCCGAGATCTACGAGATCCCGGCCGACGACGCCTTCCTCGCCGGTACCGCCGAGGTATCGCTGGTCGGCCTGCATGCCGGCGAGATCCTCGACGCCGCGCGGCTGCCGATCCGGTACGCGGGCATCTCGCCGTGCTTCCGCCGGGAGATCGGCAGCGCGAGCCGGGACGTGCGCGGGCTGCTGCGCGTCCACCAGTTCGAGAAGGTCGAGCAGTTCGTCATCTGCGCCAACGACCAGGACGAGTCGGACCGCTGGCACGCGGAGCTGCTCGGCACCGCCGAGTCGATCCTGCAAGCCCTGGGACTGGCCTACGAGGTCGTCGAGTGCGCCACCGGCGACATGGGCGTCGGCAAGTATCGGATGAACGACATCAACACCTGGTTCCCGTCGCTCGGGATGTTCCGGGAGACGCACAGCTGCTCGTCGCTGAAGGACTGGCAGGCGCGGCGAGCGAACGTGCGCTACCGGACCACGGATGGCGAGATCCACTTCGCGTACACCCTGAACAACACCGCTGTCGCCACCCCCCGGCTGCTGGCCGCCGTGCTGGAGAACTTCCAGACGGCCGACGGCGCCCTGCGGGTACCCGAGGTGCTCCGCCCCTACCTGGGCGGCCGCGACACCCTGTGA
- a CDS encoding phytoene/squalene synthase family protein: MTVTQEAELAAIAAEPVLRRSYAAARRLNAEHGRTYYLATLMLPAWKRPYVHALYGFARYADDIVDSLDSQLPAADRAAWLADWGGRLVDTLHRGADATDDSVLPAVIHTIRRWDLPVGYFESFLTSMAMDLTVTGYDTFDDLMTYVYGSGTVIGLQMLPVLGPSSPAAAPYAGDLGTAFQLINFLRDVGEDLRRGRVYLPRESMELFGVTREKLATGVVDGAVRRLLRHEIGRARELLRAATPGIRLLHPTSRDCMWTAARLYGGILDEIEKADYQVLSRRVAVGTPRRLAVAGGVLVRSRARRLVPRQR, from the coding sequence GTGACCGTTACCCAGGAAGCCGAGCTGGCCGCGATCGCAGCGGAGCCGGTACTGCGTCGCTCCTATGCCGCCGCCCGCCGGCTCAACGCCGAACACGGCCGCACCTACTATCTGGCCACCCTCATGCTCCCGGCCTGGAAACGGCCGTACGTGCACGCCCTCTACGGTTTCGCCCGGTATGCCGACGACATCGTCGACAGCCTGGACTCCCAGCTGCCCGCCGCCGACCGGGCCGCGTGGCTCGCCGACTGGGGCGGCCGCCTCGTCGACACGCTGCACCGCGGCGCTGACGCCACCGACGACTCGGTGCTGCCGGCCGTCATCCACACGATCCGCCGCTGGGACCTGCCCGTCGGCTACTTCGAGTCGTTCCTCACGTCGATGGCGATGGATCTCACCGTCACCGGCTACGACACGTTCGACGACCTGATGACCTATGTCTACGGCTCGGGCACCGTCATCGGCCTGCAGATGCTGCCCGTCCTGGGGCCCTCCTCCCCCGCCGCCGCCCCGTACGCCGGCGACCTCGGCACCGCCTTCCAGCTGATCAACTTTCTGCGCGACGTCGGCGAGGACCTGCGCCGCGGCCGGGTCTACCTGCCGCGCGAGTCGATGGAGCTGTTCGGCGTCACCCGGGAGAAGCTCGCGACCGGCGTCGTTGACGGCGCCGTGCGCCGGCTGCTGCGCCACGAGATCGGCCGGGCGCGCGAGCTGCTGCGCGCCGCCACTCCAGGTATTCGGCTGTTGCACCCGACCTCGCGGGACTGCATGTGGACGGCGGCCCGCCTCTACGGCGGCATCCTCGACGAGATCGAGAAGGCGGACTACCAGGTGCTGTCCCGCCGGGTCGCGGTCGGCACGCCGCGCCGGCTCGCCGTCGCCGGCGGCGTGCTGGTGCGCAGCCGCGCTCGCCGCCTCGTGCCACGGCAGCGCTAG
- a CDS encoding VWA domain-containing protein: MSFLSAHWLWLLFAVAALLAWHIVASVRRRGYAARLASASTLASVLPMRPQWWRRHVPAALMLLALTGMVFALARPAKAQRVPRERATIMLAIDVSNSMAATDITPNRLAAAKQGAQAFVDQLPPRINLGLVSFSGSAAVLVPPTTDREAIRTAINGLQLGPATAIGEGIYASLQAISSAGERLTEASQSPPPAAIVLLSDGETTRGRPNTQAGQAAKDAHVPVDTIAYGTAGGTLDVGGQLIPVPVNEPALRQIAEQTGGSHHRATSGDELTSVYKGLGSSIGYRKEFREITPAFVGASLALGLAAGALGLAFGRRLP; the protein is encoded by the coding sequence ATGAGCTTCCTGTCCGCCCACTGGCTGTGGCTGCTGTTCGCCGTCGCGGCGCTGCTCGCCTGGCACATCGTCGCCTCGGTCCGCCGCCGCGGCTACGCGGCCCGGCTCGCGTCCGCCTCCACGCTCGCCTCGGTGCTGCCGATGCGGCCGCAGTGGTGGCGCCGGCACGTCCCGGCCGCGCTGATGCTGCTCGCGCTCACCGGGATGGTCTTCGCGCTCGCCCGCCCGGCCAAGGCACAGCGGGTGCCCCGGGAGCGGGCCACGATCATGCTCGCGATCGACGTGTCGAACTCGATGGCGGCCACCGACATCACCCCGAACCGCCTGGCCGCGGCCAAGCAGGGCGCCCAGGCGTTCGTCGACCAGCTGCCGCCGCGGATCAACCTGGGGCTGGTGTCCTTCTCCGGCAGCGCGGCGGTGCTGGTGCCGCCGACCACCGACCGCGAGGCGATCCGCACGGCGATCAACGGCCTGCAGCTCGGCCCGGCGACCGCGATCGGCGAGGGTATCTACGCCTCGCTACAGGCGATCAGCAGCGCGGGCGAACGGCTGACGGAGGCCAGCCAGTCCCCGCCGCCGGCGGCGATCGTGCTGCTCTCCGACGGCGAGACGACCCGGGGCCGGCCCAACACCCAGGCCGGCCAGGCCGCCAAGGACGCGCACGTCCCCGTCGACACGATCGCCTACGGCACCGCCGGCGGCACGCTCGACGTCGGCGGGCAGCTGATCCCGGTACCGGTGAACGAGCCGGCACTGCGCCAGATCGCCGAGCAGACCGGCGGCTCGCACCACCGGGCCACCTCGGGCGACGAGCTCACCTCTGTGTACAAGGGCCTGGGCAGCTCGATCGGCTACCGCAAGGAGTTCCGCGAGATCACCCCGGCCTTCGTCGGCGCCAGCCTCGCGCTCGGCCTGGCCGCCGGCGCCCTGGGCCTCGCCTTCGGCCGCCGGCTCCCGTGA
- a CDS encoding peptidylprolyl isomerase, whose amino-acid sequence MSNSKTRRRRELEMARAQRAAERRHAARRRRQRVITIVAAALVVVLGGTITAVVLATTGGDGSPTASPTPSASAAGATTKVGDCVYTKDTSGQAPAKEVSMPAAAPAVSTKPATMTINTNLGTMVATLDPAKAPCTVHALYALVQQKYFDDTPCHRETFGPEAGIYVLQCGDPTGTGSGSPGFTYKNENTAGVNYNRGVLAMANAGADTNGSQFFINYANPSEEGAKALAGGYTVFGQITQGLDILDKITSPGVDEGGSDGAPVTKPQITSITIDQEQPAAATGSASPAPTTSPATSPTPTATATPSS is encoded by the coding sequence GTGAGCAACTCGAAGACACGGCGACGGCGCGAGCTGGAGATGGCCAGAGCGCAGCGGGCGGCGGAGCGGCGGCACGCCGCCCGTCGCCGACGGCAGCGGGTCATCACCATCGTCGCGGCCGCGCTCGTGGTCGTGCTCGGTGGCACGATCACGGCCGTCGTGCTGGCCACCACCGGTGGCGACGGCAGCCCCACCGCGAGCCCGACCCCGAGCGCGAGCGCGGCCGGCGCCACCACCAAGGTCGGCGACTGTGTCTACACCAAGGACACCTCCGGCCAGGCACCGGCGAAGGAGGTCTCGATGCCCGCCGCGGCGCCGGCCGTGAGCACCAAACCGGCGACGATGACCATCAACACGAACCTCGGCACGATGGTCGCGACTCTCGACCCGGCCAAGGCCCCGTGCACGGTGCACGCGCTGTACGCGCTGGTGCAGCAGAAGTACTTCGACGACACCCCGTGTCACCGGGAGACCTTCGGGCCCGAGGCCGGCATCTACGTGCTGCAGTGCGGCGACCCGACCGGCACCGGCTCGGGCAGCCCCGGGTTCACCTACAAGAACGAGAACACCGCGGGCGTCAACTACAACCGCGGCGTGCTCGCCATGGCGAACGCCGGCGCCGACACCAACGGCAGCCAGTTCTTCATCAACTACGCCAACCCGAGCGAGGAGGGCGCCAAGGCCCTCGCCGGCGGCTACACCGTCTTCGGCCAGATCACCCAGGGCCTGGACATCCTCGACAAGATCACCAGCCCGGGCGTCGACGAGGGCGGCTCGGACGGCGCCCCCGTCACCAAGCCCCAGATCACCTCGATCACGATCGACCAGGAGCAGCCCGCGGCCGCCACCGGTTCCGCGTCGCCGGCTCCCACCACGAGCCCGGCCACGTCACCGACGCCGACCGCCACCGCCACTCCGTCGTCCTGA
- a CDS encoding CaiB/BaiF CoA transferase family protein: MPGPLEGIRVIDFGQFLAGPFGPMLLADLGAEVIKVESIHGDGMRHHNVGPFLGCQRGKRDIALDLKKPEGLDVALRLVATADVVHHNMQKGIADRLGIGHEHCKAVRPDILYCNTYMYGPVGPYSHLGGLDPLGQAASGIEWEQGPVPAGNPPLWYRYGHGDIAAAIPSVFGVLVALFHRANTGVSQSVWTSILHGSMLHTADSWLAADGTPSPRGELDREQLGLGALYRLYETRDGWLQLAAVRPEHWQALCAVLGLAELAADPRFATPAAREERRAELTALLAEAFRADRALAWVRALDAAGVPAEISADTRDGETLLFDEDLVRLGLVTEHTHSLLGRVRQFGNLMTFSDTPTRPDRPAPLYGEHTREILTELGYDAATIDDLHTRRAVASSPEKYPYPV, encoded by the coding sequence GTGCCCGGGCCACTCGAGGGTATTCGCGTCATCGACTTCGGTCAGTTCCTCGCAGGCCCGTTCGGGCCGATGCTGCTGGCCGACCTCGGCGCCGAGGTCATCAAGGTCGAGTCGATCCACGGCGACGGCATGCGCCACCACAACGTCGGCCCGTTCCTGGGCTGCCAGCGCGGCAAGCGGGACATCGCCCTCGACCTGAAGAAGCCCGAGGGCCTGGACGTCGCGCTGCGGCTGGTCGCGACCGCCGACGTCGTCCACCACAACATGCAGAAGGGCATCGCCGACCGGCTCGGCATCGGCCACGAGCACTGCAAGGCGGTGCGACCCGACATCCTGTACTGCAACACGTACATGTACGGGCCGGTCGGGCCGTACTCCCACCTGGGCGGGCTCGACCCGCTCGGCCAGGCGGCCAGCGGCATCGAATGGGAGCAGGGTCCGGTCCCCGCGGGCAACCCGCCGCTGTGGTACCGCTACGGGCACGGAGACATCGCCGCCGCCATCCCCTCGGTCTTCGGCGTGCTGGTCGCGCTGTTCCACCGCGCCAACACCGGGGTGAGCCAGTCGGTGTGGACGTCGATCCTGCACGGCAGCATGCTGCACACCGCCGACTCCTGGCTCGCCGCCGACGGCACCCCGTCGCCGCGTGGCGAGCTCGACCGCGAGCAGCTCGGCCTCGGCGCCCTCTACCGGCTGTACGAGACGAGGGACGGCTGGCTGCAGCTGGCCGCGGTGCGCCCCGAGCACTGGCAGGCGCTGTGCGCGGTGCTGGGCCTCGCCGAACTCGCGGCCGACCCGCGGTTCGCCACGCCGGCCGCCCGCGAAGAGCGCCGCGCCGAGCTCACGGCGCTGCTCGCCGAGGCCTTCCGCGCGGACCGGGCGCTGGCCTGGGTACGTGCACTCGACGCGGCCGGGGTGCCGGCCGAGATCTCCGCGGACACCCGCGACGGCGAGACCCTGCTGTTCGACGAGGACCTGGTGCGCCTTGGCCTGGTCACCGAGCACACGCACTCGCTGCTCGGCCGGGTTCGCCAGTTCGGCAACCTCATGACCTTTAGCGACACCCCGACCCGCCCGGACCGCCCGGCACCGCTGTACGGCGAACACACCCGGGAGATTCTCACCGAGCTCGGCTACGACGCGGCGACCATCGACGACCTCCACACCCGCCGCGCGGTGGCCTCATCCCCGGAGAAATATCCATATCCGGTGTGA
- a CDS encoding DUF58 domain-containing protein, whose amino-acid sequence MTDPRRRPGWLTPRGAVMSAQGGGPPPVPGVGRPWAGPSPDPDLVAGTTGLAPAGTGGTAGTGDAAGRAHARATDPVVERTLRHLELTVLRRLDGLLLGDYLGILPGQGSEKAESREYQFGDDVRRMDWAVTARTTVPHVHDLIADRELETWALVDLTASQNFGSARCEKRELAIAATAAVGFLTARTGNRMGAIALTDTGTRLIPARPGRAGLRALLRTLLSLEPAASAEAPRPGMFGRRAPGATRTARGTGQPPAPTHQQPPPTHRPKAPGSPRPGTDLAAAIEALRRPVRRRGLVVVISDFLSVDLAWARPLRALGGRHDVLAVEVVDPLELSLPNVGPLAVVDPETGELFDLPTHSRRFRERYEAAAASHRAEVAAALRGAGAAHLRLRTDKDWLIEIARYAAASRRGQAALRGAGGASGARGGGAARARAARETARQHRPAATVRPIRTGGTTT is encoded by the coding sequence ATGACCGATCCCCGGCGCCGCCCGGGCTGGCTGACTCCCCGTGGCGCGGTGATGTCCGCCCAAGGGGGCGGCCCTCCCCCCGTGCCCGGCGTCGGTCGGCCGTGGGCCGGGCCCTCCCCGGACCCGGACCTGGTGGCCGGGACGACCGGTCTCGCGCCGGCCGGGACCGGGGGCACCGCCGGCACGGGTGACGCGGCCGGCCGGGCGCACGCGCGGGCCACCGACCCCGTGGTCGAGCGGACGCTGCGCCACCTGGAGCTGACCGTGCTGCGCCGGCTCGACGGGCTGCTGCTCGGCGACTACCTCGGCATCCTTCCCGGCCAGGGCAGCGAGAAGGCCGAGAGCCGCGAGTACCAGTTCGGCGACGACGTCCGCAGGATGGACTGGGCGGTCACCGCCCGCACGACGGTCCCGCACGTGCACGACCTGATCGCCGACCGCGAACTGGAGACCTGGGCACTGGTCGACCTGACCGCGAGCCAGAACTTCGGCAGCGCCCGCTGCGAGAAGCGCGAGCTCGCCATCGCCGCCACCGCCGCCGTCGGCTTCCTGACCGCGCGGACCGGCAACCGGATGGGGGCGATCGCGCTCACCGACACCGGCACCCGGCTGATCCCGGCGAGGCCCGGCCGCGCCGGCCTGCGCGCGCTGCTGCGCACACTGCTGTCCCTCGAGCCCGCCGCCTCCGCCGAGGCGCCGCGACCGGGCATGTTCGGGCGCCGCGCCCCTGGCGCCACCCGGACGGCCCGCGGCACCGGCCAGCCGCCGGCTCCCACCCACCAGCAGCCGCCCCCGACGCACCGTCCCAAGGCGCCAGGGAGCCCCCGGCCGGGCACCGACCTCGCGGCGGCGATCGAGGCGCTGCGCCGGCCCGTGCGCCGGCGCGGCCTGGTCGTCGTGATCTCCGACTTCCTGTCCGTCGACCTCGCCTGGGCGCGCCCGCTGCGGGCGCTCGGCGGCCGGCACGACGTGCTCGCCGTCGAGGTGGTCGACCCGCTGGAGCTGTCGCTGCCGAACGTCGGGCCGCTCGCGGTCGTCGACCCGGAGACGGGCGAGCTGTTCGACCTGCCCACCCACTCCCGCCGCTTCCGCGAGCGCTACGAGGCGGCCGCGGCCAGCCACCGCGCCGAGGTGGCCGCGGCGCTGCGCGGCGCCGGCGCGGCGCACCTGCGGCTGCGCACCGACAAGGACTGGCTGATCGAGATCGCCCGGTACGCGGCGGCGAGCCGGCGCGGGCAGGCCGCGCTGCGCGGCGCCGGGGGTGCCAGCGGCGCCCGGGGTGGGGGCGCCGCCAGGGCACGCGCCGCCAGGGAGACGGCCCGCCAGCACCGCCCCGCGGCCACGGTCCGCCCGATCCGAACAGGCGGCACGACGACATGA
- a CDS encoding helix-turn-helix transcriptional regulator encodes MDAARPMPARTPNGRLRTCREEKGWSQERLAVELRRFAVLHEGREAGVTGNMICKWEKGDKKPSLRYQRLLRALFHRSSAELGFIDDDPTSNGPTAGMAAGILGIADVVDPHVVNTMATNSSGNHVDRTSSIVLRTGEDARGIPVERRGFLRMMAAGGVAVVPVGATVAATGAADEAPWDRLSAALRQRSPVTPELAQQLSQHTAGLFGLEERVPARTLLGRVAGHLCTLTQLLESTTRSPIRRELASTAGETAALAGWLAFDMNDNPSALAYYRVAIEAAKEADDPALWACVLGYESYQPGAAGRPDQACALLAEAQRRIGRGANPLTRSWLAAREAEEQAARGDGRAASAAIDRAQEAFAKANTPDRVWTGFFDRGRLDGLRVTTMTRLRRPTAAYAAASDALRAAGPAATKKRSLLLADIAEVHIQRRDIESSCRFAADALAIVAQTDFSLGLGRVQRVRERLAPWQSTVAVRDLDEQLRALV; translated from the coding sequence ATGGACGCGGCGAGGCCGATGCCCGCGCGAACTCCGAATGGCCGGCTGCGGACCTGCCGGGAGGAGAAAGGCTGGTCCCAGGAACGGCTCGCCGTCGAGCTGCGACGTTTCGCGGTTCTGCACGAGGGCCGGGAGGCCGGCGTCACCGGCAACATGATCTGCAAGTGGGAAAAAGGCGACAAAAAGCCGAGCCTGCGTTACCAGCGGCTGTTGCGAGCCCTTTTCCACCGCTCATCGGCGGAGCTTGGATTCATCGACGACGACCCAACATCGAATGGGCCCACCGCAGGCATGGCCGCGGGAATTCTGGGTATAGCGGACGTCGTGGACCCGCACGTAGTGAACACCATGGCCACGAACAGCTCCGGAAACCATGTCGACCGCACGTCGTCGATTGTCCTGCGCACCGGCGAGGACGCTCGCGGCATTCCGGTCGAGCGGCGCGGATTCCTTCGGATGATGGCGGCCGGTGGGGTCGCCGTCGTCCCGGTCGGCGCCACCGTCGCCGCGACGGGAGCCGCCGACGAGGCGCCCTGGGACCGGCTCTCGGCGGCGCTTCGCCAGCGCAGCCCCGTCACCCCCGAGCTCGCCCAGCAGCTCAGCCAGCACACCGCCGGTCTTTTCGGCCTGGAAGAGCGGGTGCCCGCGCGCACGCTGCTGGGCCGCGTCGCCGGCCACCTGTGCACCCTCACCCAGCTGCTCGAGTCGACGACCCGCTCACCGATCCGGCGCGAACTCGCCAGCACCGCGGGCGAGACGGCGGCGCTCGCCGGCTGGCTCGCGTTCGACATGAACGACAACCCCTCGGCGCTCGCGTATTACCGGGTCGCCATCGAGGCCGCCAAGGAGGCCGACGACCCGGCGCTGTGGGCCTGCGTCCTCGGCTACGAGAGCTACCAGCCGGGCGCGGCCGGCCGCCCCGACCAGGCCTGCGCGCTGCTCGCCGAGGCGCAGCGCAGGATCGGGCGTGGCGCGAACCCACTGACCAGGTCGTGGCTCGCCGCCAGGGAGGCCGAGGAGCAGGCGGCGCGCGGCGACGGCCGCGCGGCGAGCGCCGCGATCGACCGGGCCCAGGAGGCGTTCGCGAAGGCCAACACGCCGGACCGGGTCTGGACTGGCTTCTTCGACCGCGGCCGCCTCGACGGCCTGCGGGTGACCACCATGACGCGGCTGCGCCGCCCGACCGCCGCGTACGCGGCGGCGAGCGACGCGCTGCGCGCCGCCGGCCCCGCCGCCACCAAGAAGCGGTCCCTCCTGCTCGCCGACATCGCCGAGGTGCACATCCAGCGACGCGACATCGAGAGCTCCTGCCGGTTCGCGGCCGATGCCCTCGCCATCGTCGCGCAGACGGACTTCTCCCTCGGCCTCGGCCGTGTGCAGCGGGTCCGCGAGCGTCTCGCCCCGTGGCAGTCCACCGTCGCCGTCCGCGACCTCGACGAGCAGCTGCGCGCGCTCGTCTAA
- a CDS encoding DEAD/DEAH box helicase: MPAPRTQARPLREWQRVALERYRATSAAGGRDFLAVATPGAGKTTFALTAAAELLAAGVVTAVSVVAPTEHLKRQWADAAAGAGISLDPNFRNSAGATSRDYDGVVLTYAQVAAHPALHFARTKARRTLVILDEIHHAGDALSWGEATREAFSPATRRLALTGTPFRSDVNPIPFVTYLPGQDGVTRSVADSSYGYSEALRDGVVRPVLFLAYSGEMSWRTSAGAELSARLGEPLNNEQTAAAWRTALDPRGNWIPAVLAAADMRLTQVRRGGMPDAGGLVIATDHANARAYAGLLRRISGTEPTVVLSDDPTASDRIEAFRRSTDRWMVAVRMVSEGVDVPRLAVGVYATSVATPLFFAQAVGRFVRGRGRAETASVFLPSVPVLLDLAGQMEVQRDHALDKPLREPEGFDDDALREANRRRDTTDKPDSPFTALDSSAELDRVIFDGGEFGAPAAAGSAEEEDFLGLPGLLEPDQVTTLLRQRQASQLAAERARKSKAAKDIAAGVTPPAQVGSLAAEEDGSRPVHEVIGELRKELNRLVAANNHRTGRPHGMIHAELRRTCGGPPSGQATAAQLRTRIDTIRKWNAS; the protein is encoded by the coding sequence GTGCCCGCCCCGCGAACCCAGGCACGCCCGCTGCGGGAGTGGCAGCGGGTGGCGCTGGAGCGCTACCGCGCGACCTCGGCCGCGGGTGGCCGCGACTTCCTCGCGGTCGCGACGCCGGGAGCAGGCAAGACGACGTTCGCCCTCACGGCCGCCGCCGAGCTGCTCGCCGCCGGCGTGGTGACGGCGGTGTCGGTCGTCGCGCCGACCGAGCACCTCAAGCGCCAGTGGGCGGACGCCGCCGCCGGCGCCGGTATCTCCCTCGACCCGAACTTCCGCAACTCCGCCGGCGCGACCTCGCGTGACTACGACGGCGTCGTGCTCACCTACGCCCAGGTGGCCGCGCACCCGGCGCTGCACTTTGCCCGCACCAAGGCCCGGCGGACGTTGGTGATCCTCGACGAGATCCACCACGCTGGCGACGCGCTGTCCTGGGGCGAGGCGACCCGGGAGGCGTTCAGCCCGGCCACCCGCCGCCTGGCGCTGACGGGGACGCCCTTTCGCTCCGACGTGAACCCGATCCCGTTCGTCACCTACCTGCCGGGCCAGGACGGGGTGACGCGCAGCGTCGCGGACTCCTCCTACGGCTACTCCGAGGCGCTGCGCGACGGCGTCGTGCGCCCGGTGCTCTTCCTCGCGTACTCGGGCGAGATGAGCTGGCGGACCAGCGCCGGCGCCGAGCTGTCCGCCCGGCTCGGCGAGCCGCTGAACAACGAGCAGACGGCCGCCGCGTGGCGCACGGCGCTCGACCCGCGGGGCAACTGGATCCCCGCGGTGCTCGCCGCGGCCGACATGCGGCTCACCCAGGTCCGCCGCGGCGGCATGCCGGACGCGGGCGGCCTCGTGATCGCGACCGACCACGCGAACGCCCGCGCCTACGCCGGGCTGCTGCGCCGGATCAGCGGCACCGAGCCCACGGTCGTGCTGTCCGACGACCCGACCGCCAGCGACCGGATCGAGGCGTTCCGCCGCTCGACGGACCGCTGGATGGTCGCGGTGCGGATGGTCAGCGAGGGCGTCGACGTGCCGCGGCTGGCGGTCGGCGTCTACGCGACGTCGGTGGCGACGCCGTTGTTCTTCGCGCAGGCCGTCGGCCGGTTCGTGCGCGGTCGCGGGCGGGCGGAGACCGCGTCGGTGTTCCTGCCCAGCGTCCCCGTACTGCTCGATCTCGCCGGCCAGATGGAGGTCCAGCGCGACCACGCGCTGGACAAGCCGCTGCGCGAGCCGGAGGGGTTCGACGACGACGCGTTGCGCGAGGCCAACCGGCGCCGCGACACCACCGACAAGCCGGACTCACCGTTCACGGCGCTGGACTCCTCCGCCGAGCTGGACAGGGTCATCTTCGACGGCGGCGAGTTCGGCGCGCCGGCCGCGGCGGGCTCGGCCGAGGAAGAGGACTTCCTGGGCCTGCCCGGCCTGCTGGAGCCCGACCAGGTGACCACCCTGCTGCGCCAGCGCCAGGCCTCGCAGCTCGCCGCCGAGCGCGCCCGCAAGTCCAAGGCGGCCAAGGACATCGCGGCGGGCGTCACCCCGCCGGCCCAGGTCGGCTCGCTGGCGGCGGAGGAGGACGGCAGCCGCCCGGTCCACGAGGTGATCGGCGAGCTGCGCAAGGAGCTCAACCGGCTGGTCGCGGCGAACAACCATCGCACCGGCCGCCCCCACGGCATGATCCACGCCGAGCTTCGCCGCACCTGCGGCGGGCCGCCCAGCGGCCAGGCCACCGCCGCCCAGCTGCGTACCAGGATCGACACCATCCGGAAGTGGAACGCCTCTTAG